The Panicum virgatum strain AP13 chromosome 3N, P.virgatum_v5, whole genome shotgun sequence genome includes the window ATTGTTCAGCATCAGCCTCGCCTTCAGCTCCTCGAGCTCCGTGCTCTTGGCCATCACCATCCTCTTCAGATCGTCGACCTCCGTGTCGATCACCATCAGCTTCGCCCTCAGCTCGTAGCCCTCCATGTCCTTGGCCGTCAGCTTCGCCCTCAGCAACTCAACCTCCGGGCTCCCCTTCTTGCCATTGTCATCGGCAACGGCGttgcccacctcctcctcatcaCCAGTCTTCTTGTTGTCCTCCTCGACGACCGGGCCCTCGTTGTTCCCCGACTCGCCCGACACGACGTCGACCGCCTCGAAGGCGTCGgcgctcggcgacggcgacctcaTGTAGCCTTCCTCCCGATTGGCACCCTCTGCGCCACCAGCAGCCCCGTctgccggcgccggcaccttggCGCCATCGTgctcgaccggcggcggcgccgaagaGGCCGCGTCGTCGTCCCTCTTCTTCGCTGCCAGGCGCTTCTTGGTGTCGACaagcgcggcgcgcgcgtcctTCCTGGCCTTCTCGGCCGCCGCGAGCTGGTCCCGCATTCCCATAAGCTGGCCGTGCGCCTTCTCCAGCTTCGCCTCCAGCTCCGCCACCCGtggccccgcgccggcgccacaACCAGCACCGGCGGGCTTCTTCTGCAAATCGACGTTcacgaaaaaaaaaacacaaacgcCACGTCACTGACAACACGTACTACATGGTGTTTGCGCCGTCCATTCGATCACAAGAACATCCTTGCCTCGTGCAACGGGCTGCGCGGCGCCATGCCCCGGACGCCGGGagcgcggcgcgccgcggcgccggttgcctccgcgcccgctgccgccaccgaCGACTTCTGACGCTGCGCTGGACGCTGCGGCTGCTCAGACACGGCCCTGAAGCAGAGTTGCCCGTGAATTCGATCGCCGCCTCCGGATATCGGAGCAGAAAAGGCTCGGATTGGATCGGAGCGTGAAAAATTGCTAGAAAAAAATAGGTGCCGGACTATACCTGGGCCTCGGCATGCGACTGTCCGAGTCCTCGAACTTGCTGCTCTTCTTGCCATTGGCGGCCGTGTGTCCTAGCATCGTAACAGCAAGAGCAGGCCCGTTGAGAGTTGAAGCACACCGACGAGACGGGACTTGAAATCTGGCAATTATATCGTCGAAGGAACAGCGCCGAGGACGCCTGGTTGGTGCGCGCGTCTACCTCCCGATGTTAATGCTGATCCGGTACTGATTGGAAACTTGCTTGGAACAGATTAATCTGTCCGGAGCTTAGGTATGTAGTAGCAGATTAGGATGTGAATTTTCCCTTTCTCTTTCATTCTCATTTTCCCTTCTTGCCTTCATGCTCATGCTCATGGAGAGATGATCCATCAACGCCTAGAAGTTGAGCCATATCCCGTGGCATTTTTCCCCCTCTCCTCATCACTCTCCTGTACCTGCACTGCTAATAACTTTCAGAACATATCATGCGTGCACCGCAGCGAGCGACGACGACCACCGGAGTTTCTCACCTGCATTCCCGCCATTGCCGGTCGCTGGAAGCTAGATTCCGCAAGCACAAAGTGAGTGATCTGGCTCGCCAGGGTGATGCGAGTTGCCACCAGCGCGTCCTGGGCTGCACGGGcgttttttttagcttctaagCTTTTGCAGCTCGCGGGCGTTCACGAGTACGGCGGGGGAGAATTATGGTTAGAACCCACGTCTTCGTCCGAGAAACAAGATCAGGCGCGCGGATgggacggacggacggatgGTGCGAATTTGTTCGGTGACCTCATTTCATCTCCAAGCTAAGCATTTGAACGGTGACAGACAGGCTGACAGCTAATGGACCACCATATTGAACCGGGCCGCACGTTTCTGGCCCACGCACCGCTGTTGCGGAAATTGGCCGCAGATGGCAACAGCTCCCAGCCAGCCCAGGCTGCTACCCCGTAAGGCCAAGCCCAAAAAAATTTTTAAGACTTTTATGTTTTTTCTCCGATTTTTTTAGGGCAACTGGAACTCGAATAACGAAATCTCTCGATGCTCGTGCCCTCCAACCACCGCCGCCCGACATCCCATCCCTGCATCCTTCGCGCGGCGACCTCCTCCGGCCAACAGCCGCCGCTGTCTCCCGCTTCCCGCCGTAACCATCACCGAGCCTCGCCGAGTACATCCCAGAGTATGATCTCACAGCTGGAGGATTCAGAATTTTAGATGATGTCGAGACTTTACATGGTTTACCTGCCAGGAGGAGTGCGGCTTGGCGTCGCTTAGAGTGATGGTTCACGAGTGTTGTCCACGAGTGGCTTCTATCTTCTCGCTTCACCCTTTCTTTTACTTCCGGCTGCCGCCATCCACCAGTCATCTGCCCAGCCCCTCCCTCAACCTACCGGTGTGGGCGGGCTAGGGTCCTGCCGGCGCGCAGCTTCGGCGGTACTCTAGCCCGCCCATGCCTGCCGCCCTCGTACCACCGTTGCTGCCACCTTCTATCACCGCGGCCTTTGTCCACCGCTGTCATCGTCCGTCGACTCTCCTACCCCGACGTCGATCCAACCACCATCTCACACTGCCCGGCTGGCGGCGCCCCCAccaccggcctcgccgcccccgcacccgcctcctccgccgggccGACCTGCCCAGAAAcccgacggcgagcggcgagcaCAAGAAAGGAGTGGCGGTGGGAGTAATTGGACCGAGTAATTGGGTTGAAATCATCTAAACGCGACTTTCAGGTGATGGCATCGCACGAGGACGCTGCTCGGAATGTTCTCATGGGCCTTCTCCCATCCGCTACACTAAACTATAGCCCAACAAGCTTGCGATAAATTGGAGCCCACGTCCATGTCCATCTCGCCTCAAACATCATACTTCTGTACAACTCCCAAacaaaggaaaaagtctatatcatcCCCTCACCTATGGGAGATGGACTACATAACCTCCTAACCTATGAAATGGTCTATATCACCtcctgaacttttcaaaaccggtcaaattaccccctaaagccgttttgaaaaattatagtaaatcacagaaaaatctaATTGTTGGACTCCGAAAGAGTACatctacacagtgaacatataatatggtatgctttagtacatttttttacagctacgaagaaaagcatagatctaaagctacagaaaaaaatatactaaagcataTCATATTATACGTTtattgtgtagatctactcaatTGGAGTCTAAAACAATTGGATTTttgattttatgatttttctgtgattactatgattttttaaaactaTTTTAGACGTTAATTTGAtcggttttggaaagttcaggAAGTGATATAGACCATTTCATAATTTGGGGAGTTATGTAATCCACCCCAATAGatgagggggtgatatagattttttttttcccaaacaaaCCCACACACTTCCGACTTCTGCGTGAGCTACTGTCCACGTTCATGAAAGGACTTTTGTCCAACTACTACTTCGAGACATCCGATCCCTACATTGGTTTCGTGAGCGACTGAGCGTGTTCCTACTTCAAACAATAGGCGAGCACCCTCCTCACAACTGTTTTGAAAGTTGAATTACAGCCCATCTTCAcaaaagttcccaaaaaaaaaaggttagaaCAGCTTTCACCAAAAGTTCGATGCAAAGTCAAAAGAAAAGAATCAGAACAGACACCTCGATTCCTGTGCAAAGACCACACGGTTACACCTAAAAAGCCTCGTGCCTCTCCATCGCTCGGCGAGCGTCCTCACCGGGTCAAACCCTACCCCCTATTCACCGTGCAACCGGCCACGGCCAGGCTCGTTCCTCCATCCCGAGCCGTGAAAGGAGCGAGCCATCGCCAAAAAAAGGACGCGCCGTTTTTCTCGGATCAGAACGCGCGGTCCGGCGCAACCGCACGCGCCGCGCCACCCGCCACGAGCCACCAGTACTGCCCCGCCGTCtcgggcaggccggcggcggtgcaggccggcgacggcgcgagGTGGAAGGGCGAGCCGCGGTAGGGGACGGCGAGGCCGACAGACGCGGTCGTGAACACCGGAGGAGACCCGGATTCCGAGACGTGGTCGGCGCTGGTTGGGGTgccggtggcgtcgccggcgtgcggcgccggggctgggggcggcggcagcggcaccgGGCGGTTCTtgcggcggccggagccgaCGGGCACGTTGCggatggcgccgccggccgtccagTAGCGGTGGCAGGCCCGGCAGAAGTGGCGCGGCTGGTTGACGTTGTAGTTGTTGAAGTAGCAGAACTTGGTGTCCCGGCTCCGGCACCGCGGGCACGGCAGCCgcgcctcggccgccgcggcgcgcgcccgcGCGGCCTCCTCCAGCAGGTCGGCGCCCCCgcgccccgacgccgccgcctgcggcagcagcctcggcggcgccctccacgcagcggcggcgccggctcccgcgtggtgcggcgcctgctgctgctgcgtggtGATGACCTTGCCGAACAGCTTGatgcccgcggccgcggccctgGCCGGCACCTCGGCGTGAGGCAGCATGCCGCGCGAGTCGTGTCGTGTCGTGTGCTGGCTGGCCGGCTGGTTTTCGATGGTTCCTGAAGAAGAGCAGGAGGCGGACGCATCGGCCATCCAGTGTGGACCTCTGGCCATGGGTATAAATAGCATCTGGGTGAGTGAGTGCTcgggtgcgcgcgcgcgctgtGGACACCATGATTTGCGCCGTGGCGCCTTTTGGCCGCGGTCGGCGTTCCTGCACGTACGCCGTGCCTCGTTGCAAAGTCATTTTCCGGACTCGCATCGCAGAATGAGCTGCCTACAACTGCAAACCTAGAAATGTAAAAACTGAACATGGGTTTaaacacgcacgcacgcacccaATACGTGCACAATTGCTCAATTAATTCATCTTTTCATCAATTTGGAACCACCAAAGCAGTCTTTTCCAAAGCTATAGATGCTTCCATAATCTTGACACTTTTTTGGATTCAACCAAAAGAATTGCTGATAAGAGTAGTAAACGTTGTTGTTTcaagttttgctatttttacaAGTAAAAGAATCACTGCAACATACTGCAATCAATAAGCCTGCAAGCACTTGTGAACAAGATTATTATAATCCACCCCAATCGAGTAGTATGTTTAGCGTAATGGTAAGAGCCCCTAGAGTCAACCTAGGTCCTAAAGCCGGCATACTTGCTTACCAGTTGCACCTTCCTAATCTTTTCCTTCCCTTTTCCATCGACTGATCACTTTGCGTTTGTGGCATAAAAGTTCTCAAAAAGCAGTAAAACCCACCCTAAGCAAGATTCTCGCCTTTACTTTATCTCCACAAAGCGCAAGCTTTTGAGGGTCGATATGGTCTTTATCCATATGGTACGAATCACTAGCCAGTGGCTTTTGATGAGGGCAGTGCCAAAAGTGAAAATCTTTTTGGTTGGAAAGCCCCAAGTGCCGAACCATGCATGCCCTGCTTTTTTTTGGAGCAAAAGCAGTTAGCACTTAGCAGCTTTGCTTGCACTTTGATAGCTAGGAAAAACTAATCTGCCCGGCAACTCGATCGCAAAGGCTATCCTCATGAATTTACCGAACTGTTTCCCTGAAGAAACGATCACCTGTCGTTCGATCTGCTCGAGTCTCTGTCTCTGAACTGAACACCAATTGTTCAAACCCaccatctttcaaaaaaaaaaaacaaacccaCCATGCCGTGACGCATACAGCCCGCGATGGGTTTCGTTTCTATTGGGCCGAGGAAAAGCCTAGCTAACAATCTAAATATACTACATGGACCGAATCTTGGGCTTGCGGCCTAATATAGTTGGGACAGGCTACTTGCCTGCGAATCTTCTAGCCATCAGACACAAGAGACACAACAGACATCGTGTCTGTATCTCGATCGACGACGATCGTTCCAGCCGCCGGAAGGGCGAAACAGCACCGACGACAATGACAATCTCGCCGGCGTCGCTCCGTCCGTGGTCCGATCTCCTGCCGGAGCTCCTAGGCCATGTCATCGCCCACCTCCCGTTCCCCGCCGACCGGGCGCGCCTCCGCGTCGTCTGCCGCGGCTGGcactccgccgcgcgccgccacgtGAGCAGCCAGCTCCCGTGGCTGGTCCTGCCGGACGGATCCTTTGTCACCGTAGGCGACCACTTCCACGGCCGGACGACGATCCCGGGTCTGCCGGAGGACGCGACCTGCGTCGACTCCACCGACGGCTGGCTCGCCCTCGACCGCACCGACCAAGCGCACCGGCGCACCAGAGCCCGGGACATGTACTCCGGCGCGTTCCGGGAGCCCAGCCGCGACATCAAGCACGCGCACGCGTACCTCCTCCACAACCCGTTCTCCGGCGCGACGGTGCCGCTCCCCGAGCtggacgccgtcgccggcgttgtCTCCGAGGTGTTCGAGGTACGCGAGGTGCTGGTGCGGTCGACGTCAGCTCCCGGCGACGACGTCATCGCCTTCATGACCAGCAGCACGCGCTGCAACATCATCCTGTGCCGCCCCAGCAGAGGCACCTTCGTGCTGCCTGACTACGCTGTGCACGCGTCGAGTTCCTCGGAGATTGGCTGTATGGGATCACGCCCGGGGAAGACCTTCTCGCCTTCCGCGTCGGGGAGGATGGCGATGGCAAGCCCCCCGTTACCAAATTTAAGCGTGTCATCAAGCACCCGTTGGCCGATGGTACGTTCGACTTTTTGAGCTGGATGGACGACGacggcaaggaggaggaggtagcTGATGAGGCACCTAaccaagatgatgatgatgatgataagggGGAGGAGGTGGAAGAGGAAGTAGCTGACAAGGCACCGAaccaagatgaggatgatgagagCTTTAACGGTGATGACATTATTTCAGACGGCGAAGTGGTAGAGCAAGACGGGGAGCCCTATGAAGCCAACGACTACACTATTACCACGAGCAAAATAGTCAGGTCGCGGAACAGGGAGTTGCTCATGGTGAGGAGGCAGGTGCAGGAGCCTCCGTTTACTAGCTCCTACACTCGCAGGGTCGAGGTGTTCAAGGCGGACCTCGATGCAGGCGAGTGGGTTCTGTCCACCGACGACGGGCTGGCCGAAGACGAGGCTCTCTTCCTCAGCCGTTCCTTCTGCAGGTCTACCCCTGCGCGAGGAGACATCAGGGCGGGCTTCATATACTTCGCTGACACTGACGATGTGTTCGACACCAGATGCCGGACTCGTCGGCCGTTTAGACTGCCGCCGCAGAGGCATTTGTACTGCAGTAGCAGCCGGTTGACGTGGATTTTCCCGCCGGAGCTGGTGGTTTAGCATATAGCAAAGTCATAGTTAGATTCTTGCTATTTATCTGTTGATAGATTATTTTTCTACCAAATCTGTCAGATTTTATACGTTTGATCGTGTTTTAGGATTTGTGGTACAACTGTCCACTAGGTTGATTATATAAAAATCTGACAAatttcactactagaaaacacgccaaaggtccaccccaaaagtaccagtacGAAGATAAATCAGTACCTATACTTTTAGGGTGGATGGAaactatggatgagccttaggtaccggttggtgttaccaaccggtatctTAGACTCATTCGTGTGTTACTTCAAAAAGAAAATATCTATCTTCTCATCAGAAGTtatgtgtaggtgagatggtaagaaaAGTACACACGAGGCAATAGATCCTGAGTTCGAATCCGGCCAAccatttttgccaaaaaaatacTAGCCTAAGGCACCGATTATTTTACCCGGTACTCATGATCGTGACTTTTGGTCTCGGTTTccgggtaccggttcaaaaaccggtacctaagcccCTTCCTAACCGGCGTCTTTGGGCCTTTTTCCAGTAGTGTTTAACCATATAAAATCTGTCAACATAAACTAGACACTCCCTGTAGGATCTAAACATGCTTAGAACATAAAACTTAAACTCATACGGGATCTACATCTACTCAAGTAAGCACAACCCTTAAGTAAAACATGAGAAAGTTAGATCTAGACCAGTGAGTAGTGGCATCGGGTTCGTAGCGGATGCGATGGCCATCTCGGTCGGCGTAGTCGTCGGCGCAATAGTACTCGCCGGAGTCGACGTCGTCGTACTCGCCGGAGTCATGGAAGTCCGCGGTGGGTACCGGTGTCCGTCCAGCCTCCAGCGACACTGTCCCCTCTGCGAAGGGAGGACGAAAGCGGGGCGGCGGTGACCTTCAGGTGACTCCAACGCCGCCGTAGATCGGACGGCTGTAGGGTGTAGGGTTAGTCCTCTGACTAGGTTTTTCACTACTGTCAAAAGTGCCGGCCCCCACCCCTATTTTATATGGCACTGGGTGACCTGGGGTCACAACCATGGGCTGGTTGgccccccgatcagggcgcttAACGGGCTTCTTTTGGATTTGTTCTCCTTTCCCGTTTCTTCTTCTTATCGGCGTTTTCTGACCACCGaaattccaacattctcccattTGGTCTAAAGGCCGATAACTAAAGCCATACTTAAAGTAGAGTTGTGTAAAGAGACAATGTGTCACAATAGTGAATTAATCCCATTGTTATACAGTTATCCACGGTACACAAAATACTCATCCTTATTGGAGATGGTTGTCTCATGACCCTCTTGTTCCAAGATCACAGGCTATCCGATAATCCCATGCCGGCAATAAGTTCATGAAAATTATTGGGAGGTAAGCCTTTCGTTAATGGATCCGCGAGCATTTCCTTAGTACTTATATGCTCTAACTCAATAGTTTGATCTTGGATTCTATCCTTTACAACAAAATACTTAATATCGATGTGCTTGGCAGCGCCACTCGATTTGTTGTTGTTAGCATAGAAAACTGCAGCTTTATTATCGCAGTATAATCTTAGTGGTTTGCTTATGTTGTCTACCACTCTTAGTCTGGgaatgtaacacccctgtgttaatcatgctcgctaatcacgatttatctcgctaatcgtggactcaattCGTCGTtagcgctaatcgcgttcgcttagtaaCATCCGCTTAGCcgttttcgatctcgtttttgtcatcgattcgagctccaaatcaactttcgcccaaaacataagttgtagatcttcttgttctctacaacttttattttggccaaatttcatgttcccatatgaaatttggagttttagcTAGTCGTTTTCGGGTCAAAATCATTCAAACAAAGAAACAGTGGATCTCCTGCTCGGcactgtgaagctcgccggccataccggcgactgtggccgTCGGCGCGCcgcttccacgcgtcggcaattgCGTCTGagcgccgctcttctcctcaCGCATgcctcgaagcttcccgttccGTCGAAAtcctcctttctccttcctcggagctaggtcgagctcgagcgagcagaaccaagcgaagccgccgccgctcgtcgctcCGGCCAACCCTCGCCGCCCCACCTCAATCCGTCGCACTCCGAGCTGTGcgacctcgccccgaagctcgtCCATCCCTCCACGAGCGCGACCGTGCCCTACCCCGACCGAAGTTAAGCCCCAGACGTCGTCCGCCATTGCTGTCCTCGTCAAGCTCCGCCCCGAGCTTCGCCCCTCACGTCGACGACCCCCTTCCGGCCTTCCGTCGTGCAAAACGAACCCccggtgagctcaatcgcggcCTACTCCTACTCCTCGACCCCTTCCCCACTTGAtttcggcgccaccgccgccgaatcgacgccgcaccgccgcgaacacgctgctcgccgcgcgcgcccaccGCGGGGCAGCTCTGCTCCAGCCCGCGGGCCCCCACCGCGCACCCCTAGGCCGCTAGGCATCCCTGAAGctcgcgccgcccgctccctccgccgccctgTGCTGCACCAGCCGGAACGGCCGcgcaccgccgcgcgccgccgcgcgcccccgccCTGCGCCCGCCTCCGCGCTGCCCCGCACGCGCCCTAGCCGccctgcgcgcgcgccgcggctctgcaggccgccctggccgcggcgTGTTGCtggccgaccgccgccggcgggggccggtgccgcgcaccgccgcaggccgcctggaagcgccgccggccatggctctGGGCTGTGCGGCGCAAAGCAGAGAGGTGGGGGGCGGGCTGGGCcactggcaagtggggcccggctgtcagccccccttttTATGTTTTCAATTTTGTGTATTTATCCCATTTTCGGCTGATAGTTCTAAATTGCGtagaaaatcacaaaaaaatgcaaaaaatgccaaaaattttttgttaggtttctaaaatcatgatcttcagaggaaaaatacttaaacatgcattttatcacttttgctCTGCTGAAAATTCAGTTTGCTTTAAACCTAGTTTATTTGTTACCGGTTGTTCTagggctctaaaaattatggaaaattcgcagtggcttactcatttcatgagtaGCCCACTGTAAAAGCTTCATGGCCTGTTGCTAtgcacttttgggtagatctattTATATTTCTTTTACCTTGCTAGGGTTTTAAATGCTTTGTTAGCAGCAGTAAATATTGGGAAGGTTTGGGTGTCATGCCGTATTGCTTTCACGTTGAGCTGGTACCTGGTGTTGCTAGATCGTGTatgcaagttagggttttgcttatagTTTGCCCTAGCCATGCTCTTTTCTTTATAGAAGGTTGTTAGTAGTTGTTcttggaaggaaacacttcaggctaatttgAGTTAATCTTTTCATCGCATTAGGTGCTCATGCATTGCACTGTGTTCTAATtgtgcatggcatattttttttattcgtgtagatgccacgaacgaagctgtccacgagctgatcgctgagccggtccaggagccacgagcagaagaGCCGTAGAAGGTCGCCGTTGAGCCCGCTCCAGAGGTtttcgttaaccccgctgacctgcaaggcaagccccgaagcataaccataatttaaattattcaatgtttatttaagtattgtgcatttatgttctaggagttgaatggaaccatagtatgcatgttttccctaggtaccgtgggcctatactagtatgcaggtgtcgatagaaatactttgctaaataggatttcggtagaagtcgagtgattactgtcactcgcaagtttaggatcttgatcccttagctttggcttggaaatacgttgatgagtaaaaagaattggagaccgggcgggaatgagttggaatagatgagaaaatgaacttccgcctgtgtcgattgaggaccgtaccattgttggccctgatgaccgagtttgaacagtactaaccacataccggaagtaggaggtagtcgaaaccggtgagCTATGTACCactttacagcggtgatttgaattccgtcatgctacgctgggcgtgggagttggcgggtgttggataggatgccgcctccgggttctccgggagttcaccgcgaggggcccatcacctgggttttagcaggcgtagttcagatgccgtggtaatgatggaaacagttgacgcgcgtgatccgacggggtttacatgcgtcatgtgagttaggtccaccttgcaaggttaaatcggatcgattcgccgtctctctcggttaagagaaccttggtcactgcgtcacatcgtagtaagaagtggaataagtattGAAGGTAGCGATGGAATGTTGTACCTGTTGTTTTGAAGACTTTAATctgatctaccatgtgtgctctagatgattaggtgaatttagttaatacttggtatactaaatggagctaaaatattgaaagtaaggattcacttccagcagcctttcagcaaaagaactccagagccaaaaagctttgcatgtctaggtaatgggctaagtatacccaaagtcgggtaagccttgctgagtattagtatactcagggttatTGTTGTACCCTTTTTAGCAGGTTGcgtccccgctgacttcgaggaggtctgtgcatcctggattggacagctgcttcctccgggttggaccgtcgagtgggccccgtcttccccatgaaggttgggcaggttggcgtcacatcggtgggcaggatgtggagctcaccttttatcgtcgtcgtagttatcgttttgtatttcgaactcagttttaaacttccgctgtgttttaaactctgtcGCTTGTATTaaaacttttatgtaaaacatGTGTTGTAAactaatttgaagatttctgtatgctggtaacacctgtgctcgtcttcgtacgggtctaagtgcaattgtgatcctggagtacagtagtttaatcgggattttacccgacagcctgtcaggttacaccgttttaagtgcacagtaacttgattaagtattaagattatggttagtacatttaagccggtttaatttggacggtgctgctacagggAATAAAACCCTTAAGCCACACAGCTTGCCCGacggcctcataacatgccacgaACTTAGCTTGCATCGTAGATGCTGCTGTAAGTGATTGCTTAGAGCTTTTCCATGAAATCACTCCATTTGCAAGCATGAAGACACAACCTGATGTCGACTTCTTAGTGTCAACACAACCTGCAAAGTCGGCGTCTGAATAGCCAACTAGGTTAGGCCAAATTCGCGAGTTACTGCAGCACCTGTTCGTTTTACTGTAGCATCGCGGTTTAGTC containing:
- the LOC120664932 gene encoding interactor of constitutive active ROPs 1-like — encoded protein: MGMRDQLAAAEKARKDARAALVDTKKRLAAKKRDDDAASSAPPPVEHDGAKVPAPADGAAGGAEGANREEGYMRSPSPSADAFEAVDVVSGESGNNEGPVVEEDNKKTGDEEEVGNAVADDNGKKGSPEVELLRAKLTAKDMEGYELRAKLMVIDTEVDDLKRMVMAKSTELEELKARLMLNNEQVDKLTADLMVKDAEIAALEADNADLSKVAEEAAEAAKATSARAREAEHALREGAAREARLAERLRASEHAREALEAEAQRSRVQSEQWRKAAEEAAAVLGGGADRATGASSSSSTDRRRHGPASAGGGESEGIPAKDGDEEGPSGKRKAGGAMRALSDLWKKKAQK
- the LOC120664933 gene encoding dof zinc finger protein 5-like gives rise to the protein MLFIPMARGPHWMADASASCSSSGTIENQPASQHTTRHDSRGMLPHAEVPARAAAAGIKLFGKVITTQQQQAPHHAGAGAAAAWRAPPRLLPQAAASGRGGADLLEEAARARAAAAEARLPCPRCRSRDTKFCYFNNYNVNQPRHFCRACHRYWTAGGAIRNVPVGSGRRKNRPVPLPPPPAPAPHAGDATGTPTSADHVSESGSPPVFTTASVGLAVPYRGSPFHLAPSPACTAAGLPETAGQYWWLVAGGAARAVAPDRAF